The Fusobacterium russii ATCC 25533 sequence AAGCAAGGATTTTTTGGAAAGTTAAAAAATCTTTTTTCAGAGAAATCTAAAATTAACGATTCTCTATATGAAGAGCTGGAAGACTTACTTATACAGTCTGACATTGGTCTAAATATGACAACAAAGATTATAAATAGATTGGAAAAAGAAGTAAAGGATAAAGGAATAACGGAAACAGCAGAAGTATACAATTTATTGAAAGGTTTAATGGCCGAATTTTTATATACAGAAAACAATAGACTTGAACTCAAAAATGGAGAATTAAATGTAATTTTAATTGTTGGAGTAAATGGTGTTGGAAAGACGACAACCATTGGAAAACTTGCATCAAAATATAAAAAGCAAGGAAAAAAAGTATTGTTAGGTGCAGGAGATACATTCAGAGCAGCTGCTGTGGAGCAATTGGAAGAATGGGCAAAAAGAGCTGATGTAGAGATAGTAAAGGGAAAAGAGGGAATAGATCCAGCTTCTGTTGTTTTTGATACTTTAACAAGAGCTCAAGAAATTGGTGCAGATATAGCGATAATTGATACAGCAGGAAGGTTGCATAATAAGGCTAATCTTATGAGAGAACTTGAAAAAATAAATAATGTTATTAAGAAAAAAATTGGGGAGAGAAGATATGAATCTATACTTGTTATAGATGGTACAACTGGTCAAAATGGACTTAACCAAGCTAAAGAATTTAATGAAGTTACAGATTTAACAGGTTTTATTGTAACAAAGTTAGATGGAACAGCAAAAGGGGGAATTGTTTTTGCTGTTTCTGAGGAATTAAAAAAACCTATAAAATTTATTGGTCTTGGTGAAAAAATAGATGACTTAGTTGAATTCGATGCTAAGGAATTTATAAGAGCTATATTTGATAATTAATATCAATAGGTGTTAAGTATAACTTAATTTTTAAAAAGTGAGAAATAAAATCTCACTTTTTTTATTTAAAAAATTAAGACAACAAATATATTATTATATGGAGAAGTATTTAGTTATAAAAATTTAAATCATTTAAAAGAAAAAGACTCAAGATGTATCTGCCAATAAAATAGATTGAAATAAATATAGGAATAATTTAAAAAAAGTTTATAAAATTGATTAGGAACTATAGTAAAATAAAATAAAAAAATTAATATATCATAAAGAATAAATATTGCAATTCGCTATAAATAGTGTTAATATATACTTAATGAATATTAAAATCTGTATACATAAAATAGGAAGTAAGGAGTGGTTTTTAAATGAGTTTTTTAGGACAAATAAGAAAAAAAGCAATGCAAGCTAATAGAAGAATAGTCCTTCCAGAAGCAAATGATGCAAGAGTAATACAGGCAACTGCTGAAATTATAAAGCAGGGATTAGCACAACCAATTCTTGTAGGAAATCCTGAAGCAATAGCAACCAGTGCAAGAGCTTATGAAGTATCATTAGCTGGAGCAAGAATTGTAGATCCATATAATTTTGAGAGAATGGATGACTACATAGATAAACTTGTAGAGATAAGATCTAAAAAAGGAATGACTCGTGAAGAGGCAAAGAGAATATTGGAAACAGATTTAAACTTTTTTGGAGCAATGTTGGTAAAAATGGGAGATGCAGATGGAATGGTTTCTGGATCAGCTTCACCTACAGCAAATGTACTAAGAGCAGGAATACAAGTCATAGGAACAATTCCCGGAGTAAAAACAGTTTCTTCTGTTTTCATAATGGAACTTTCTCAATTTAAAGAACTATTTGGAAGCATACTAGTATTCGGAGATTGTTCAGTTATACCTGTACCTACTTCAGAGCAATTAGCAGATATAGCTACATCAGCAGCAGAAACTGCAAGAAAAATAGCTGGTATTAATCCGAGAGTAGCATTAATGACTTTTTCTACAAAAGGTTCAGCAAAGCATGAATGCGTTGATAGAGTTAAAGAAGCAGGGCAAATTTTAAGATCTAGAAATGTTCAATTTAGATTTGATGATGAGCTACAAGCAGATGCAGCTTTAGTAAAATCAATAGGAGAAATTAAAGCTCCGTTATCAGATGTATCAGGAAATGCTAATGTATTAATTTTCCCTACTTTATCAGCTGGAAATATTGGATACAAATTAGTAGAAAGATTAGCAGGTGCAAAAGCATTTGGACCTATTATTCAAGGATTGGCCGCTCCGATAAACGACTTGTCAAGAGGTTGTTCGGTAGAAGACATAGTTGTATTAACGGCTATTACATCAGCACAAGCTTGTACAGATTGTAATTTTTAATTAAAATAAAAATATTCTGAAACTTTTAAAAAACTAGTTTGGGAATACAAAAATAATTTATGGAGGATTGGAATGAAAGTTTTAGTAATTAATTGTGGAAGCTCATCTTTAAAATATCAATTGGTCAATCCAATAAATGGTGAAGTTTTTGCAAAAGGTCTATGTGAAAGAATTGGAATAGACGGATCAAAAATGGAATATGAAGTTGTAGCAAAAGACTTTGAAAAGAAATTAGAAGTGTCTATGCCTACTCATAAAGAAGCATTAGAATTAGTAATATCACATTTAACGGATAAAGAAATAGGTGTTATTTCTTCTGTAAATGAAGTTGATGCAATCGGACATAGAGTTGTTCATGGTGGTGAAGAATTTGCAAAATCTGTTTTATTAAATGAAGAAGTTTTAAAAGCTATTGAAGCTAATAATGACTTAGCCCCTTTGCATAATCCTGCAAACTTGATAGGAATCAGAACTTGTATGGAACTTATGCCGGGTAAGAAAAATGTTGGAGTATTCGACACAGCATTCCATCAAACTATGCCTGCAGAAGCT is a genomic window containing:
- the ftsY gene encoding signal recognition particle-docking protein FtsY; protein product: MGLFDKIFKNKEKEKLEKNSAELSNIEKEKITLDEIKEEKVNISERLTKSKQGFFGKLKNLFSEKSKINDSLYEELEDLLIQSDIGLNMTTKIINRLEKEVKDKGITETAEVYNLLKGLMAEFLYTENNRLELKNGELNVILIVGVNGVGKTTTIGKLASKYKKQGKKVLLGAGDTFRAAAVEQLEEWAKRADVEIVKGKEGIDPASVVFDTLTRAQEIGADIAIIDTAGRLHNKANLMRELEKINNVIKKKIGERRYESILVIDGTTGQNGLNQAKEFNEVTDLTGFIVTKLDGTAKGGIVFAVSEELKKPIKFIGLGEKIDDLVEFDAKEFIRAIFDN
- the pta gene encoding phosphate acetyltransferase, with product MSFLGQIRKKAMQANRRIVLPEANDARVIQATAEIIKQGLAQPILVGNPEAIATSARAYEVSLAGARIVDPYNFERMDDYIDKLVEIRSKKGMTREEAKRILETDLNFFGAMLVKMGDADGMVSGSASPTANVLRAGIQVIGTIPGVKTVSSVFIMELSQFKELFGSILVFGDCSVIPVPTSEQLADIATSAAETARKIAGINPRVALMTFSTKGSAKHECVDRVKEAGQILRSRNVQFRFDDELQADAALVKSIGEIKAPLSDVSGNANVLIFPTLSAGNIGYKLVERLAGAKAFGPIIQGLAAPINDLSRGCSVEDIVVLTAITSAQACTDCNF